A DNA window from Porphyromonas gingivalis ATCC 33277 contains the following coding sequences:
- a CDS encoding AAA family ATPase: protein MSNRKINPFVVTGKIEPEYFCDRESESARLIKSIANGNNSVVISPRRMGKTGLIQFCYDKEEIGRNYYTFFIDILHTSSLREFTYLLGREIYETLLPQSKKMINLFVRTLKSISGRFGFDPVSGMPTFGIELGDIEHPEYTLEEIFRYLADADRPCVVAIDEFQQIAKYPEKNIEALLRTHIQKLRNCNFIFAGSERHMMQEMFASAARPFYHSADMLELKAIEADVYIPFIVGHFEKRDRSISPDDAARVYRLFKGHTFYIQKTFNEAFADTPEGEVCTPEIIESAIDNMIASNDTIFREILSNIPEKQKTLLYAIAKEGEAERITSTGFIKRHNLISASSVQSAANKLLDKDIITEINKVYCVTDKLFAMWINTLYGTKDFWRMTSRP from the coding sequence ATGAGTAACAGGAAGATAAACCCGTTTGTCGTGACGGGAAAAATCGAACCGGAATATTTCTGCGACCGAGAATCCGAGTCGGCGCGCCTCATCAAATCCATTGCAAATGGCAATAACTCGGTGGTTATCTCGCCACGTCGAATGGGGAAAACGGGACTGATCCAATTCTGCTATGACAAGGAAGAAATCGGCAGGAACTACTATACTTTTTTTATCGACATCCTCCACACATCGAGCCTGCGCGAATTTACTTACCTGCTCGGCCGCGAGATATACGAGACTCTGCTGCCACAGAGCAAAAAGATGATCAACCTCTTCGTCCGCACCCTCAAGTCGATCAGTGGGAGGTTCGGGTTCGATCCCGTAAGCGGAATGCCGACCTTCGGTATCGAGCTGGGCGACATCGAACATCCCGAATACACGTTGGAGGAGATTTTCCGGTATTTGGCCGATGCGGACAGGCCCTGTGTTGTTGCCATCGATGAGTTCCAACAGATTGCGAAGTATCCGGAGAAGAATATCGAGGCTCTTCTGCGCACTCATATCCAAAAGCTCCGCAACTGCAATTTCATTTTCGCCGGCAGCGAACGGCACATGATGCAGGAGATGTTTGCCTCGGCTGCACGCCCGTTTTACCACAGTGCCGATATGCTGGAGCTTAAGGCCATCGAGGCGGATGTTTATATCCCCTTTATCGTAGGGCATTTCGAGAAACGCGATCGCAGCATCTCGCCCGATGATGCAGCACGGGTTTACCGGCTCTTCAAAGGGCATACTTTCTATATACAGAAGACCTTTAACGAGGCTTTCGCAGACACGCCCGAGGGCGAAGTATGTACGCCGGAGATCATCGAGTCGGCCATCGACAATATGATAGCATCGAACGATACCATATTCCGCGAGATACTCTCCAATATCCCCGAGAAGCAAAAGACCCTCCTCTATGCCATCGCCAAGGAGGGAGAAGCCGAGCGTATCACGTCTACCGGATTCATCAAACGTCACAACCTGATCTCCGCCAGCTCCGTACAGTCGGCTGCAAACAAACTGCTCGACAAGGACATTATCACCGAGATCAACAAGGTCTATTGTGTCACGGACAAACTTTTTGCCATGTGGATCAATACCCTCTACGGCACCAAGGACTTTTGGCGAATGACCTCCCGACCATAA
- a CDS encoding IS5 family transposase: MAYQSKNTDEHVTFADALLSKRYRKAQNDFLNQVDTLIDWRPIRTLINKKYTKRQNAIGAPAYDVILLFKMLLLETWYNLSDCALEERINDSITFSRFLGLKMEEVSPDHSTISRFRSALTELGLMDKLLAQFNKQLSRHHISVREGVLVDASLVETPHKPNGSITIEVADDREDNRSEAEKEAEEDYQKQVVRQRKGTDEEARWVYKQKRYHYGYKKHCLTNVQGIVQKVITTAANRSDTKEFIPLLEGANIPQGTAVLADKGYACGENRSYLQTHHLQDGIMHKAQRNRALTEEEKQRNKAIGPIRSTIERTFGSIRRWFHGGRCRYRGLAKTHTQNILESIAFNLYRTPGIIMSSSVG, from the coding sequence ATGGCATACCAATCCAAGAATACCGATGAACATGTAACATTTGCAGACGCACTCCTTTCAAAGCGTTATCGCAAAGCACAAAACGACTTCCTCAATCAGGTTGACACGCTTATCGATTGGCGTCCGATCAGGACGCTGATCAACAAGAAATACACGAAGCGACAAAATGCCATCGGCGCCCCGGCTTATGACGTGATTCTCTTATTCAAGATGTTGCTTTTGGAGACATGGTACAACCTCAGTGATTGTGCTTTGGAGGAGCGCATCAATGATTCAATCACCTTTTCCCGATTCTTGGGGCTGAAGATGGAAGAGGTATCTCCCGACCACAGCACCATCAGTCGATTTCGTTCGGCACTGACAGAGTTGGGTCTCATGGACAAACTATTGGCGCAGTTTAACAAACAACTTTCCCGCCATCACATTTCGGTCAGGGAAGGGGTGCTTGTGGATGCAAGCCTTGTGGAGACGCCGCATAAACCCAACGGAAGCATTACGATTGAAGTCGCAGACGACAGAGAAGACAATCGGAGCGAGGCGGAAAAAGAGGCAGAGGAGGATTATCAAAAACAGGTTGTCCGTCAACGTAAAGGGACGGATGAAGAAGCCCGTTGGGTGTACAAACAAAAGCGTTATCACTACGGATACAAAAAGCATTGTCTGACCAATGTTCAAGGCATTGTTCAAAAGGTGATAACGACAGCAGCGAACCGCAGTGACACAAAGGAGTTTATTCCGCTATTGGAGGGTGCAAACATACCTCAAGGCACAGCCGTCTTGGCGGACAAAGGATATGCTTGCGGGGAAAATCGTTCCTACCTGCAAACCCATCACCTTCAAGACGGCATCATGCACAAGGCACAACGCAACAGGGCATTGACCGAGGAAGAGAAGCAACGAAACAAAGCAATCGGTCCGATACGGAGCACCATCGAACGCACCTTTGGCAGTATTCGCCGGTGGTTTCATGGCGGACGATGTCGATACCGGGGACTTGCCAAGACCCATACTCAAAACATTCTTGAAAGCATCGCCTTTAATTTATACAGAACCCCGGGGATAATTATGTCCTCATCCGTAGGATAA
- the surE gene encoding 5'/3'-nucleotidase SurE gives MKADPIEILVSNDDGFRAQGIRELAEALRPLGNVTIVAPDGPRSGASAAITSTLPIKLKLRHREEGYTVYSCTGTPVDCVKLAMNTVFKERKPDLLVTGVNHGNNAGICVIYSGTVGAAMEGCVCDVPALAVSLDDHSEICDMSHATAYAVHVSRMILKNGLPQDTMLSMNVPKGKPLGLKPCAVTDGRFVDEYMASEDARGNAVYWMTGRQINKGTIEGDLELMHAGYVTLSPIKLNMTSRRYLPVLEELLKRSV, from the coding sequence ATGAAAGCCGATCCGATTGAAATTTTAGTTTCGAATGACGATGGTTTTCGAGCACAGGGTATCCGCGAGCTGGCAGAAGCCCTGCGCCCATTAGGGAATGTCACGATCGTAGCTCCCGACGGGCCACGATCCGGGGCTTCGGCTGCCATTACCTCCACTCTCCCCATCAAGCTCAAGCTTCGGCACAGAGAGGAAGGCTATACGGTATACAGCTGTACGGGGACGCCGGTAGATTGTGTGAAGTTGGCGATGAACACAGTCTTCAAGGAGCGCAAGCCCGATTTGCTGGTCACGGGTGTGAATCACGGCAACAATGCCGGCATCTGCGTAATCTATTCCGGCACGGTGGGTGCTGCGATGGAAGGATGTGTGTGTGATGTACCGGCTCTGGCCGTTTCACTGGACGACCATAGCGAGATTTGCGATATGAGTCATGCCACGGCCTATGCCGTGCATGTCAGTCGTATGATCCTGAAGAATGGCTTGCCTCAGGACACGATGCTAAGCATGAATGTTCCGAAGGGAAAACCTTTGGGGCTAAAGCCTTGCGCCGTTACGGACGGTCGTTTTGTCGACGAATACATGGCTTCCGAAGATGCACGGGGCAATGCTGTGTATTGGATGACAGGACGTCAGATCAATAAAGGCACCATAGAGGGTGATTTGGAACTGATGCATGCGGGCTACGTTACACTATCTCCCATCAAACTGAATATGACTTCGAGACGTTATCTGCCTGTCTTGGAGGAACTTCTCAAGAGGAGCGTCTGA
- the lpxB gene encoding lipid-A-disaccharide synthase — translation MRYFIVAGEASGDLHASNLVRALKEHDPEAVFAFMGGDFLSEATGERPIFHYREVAFMGFIPVLTHLGVIRRAGEHVQEQMRAFNPDVVIAVDYPGFNMRYVLPFVREELGKPIVYYISPKVWAWKSWRIKTLKKYVDLMLCILPFEKDFFAGHDFPVIYVGNPCYDAVKQHMRPTIEEQERSAKDSRQVALLCGSRLLEVKENLPVMLRVMKQFPDYRPVIAGAPGLTIQDYTPFLPDDSIPVVFGRTYEILRESKAALVTSGTATLETALIGTPQVVCYYIRGGRLTNLIFKYCFGTPFISLTNLIAGRAVVPELFGALFTEKRLAASLSPLLDASSAERQAQLSGYDSIRKSIGTDNTSDKAARHIIARFAKDNVRPSSL, via the coding sequence ATGCGCTATTTCATCGTAGCCGGCGAAGCCTCGGGCGACCTGCATGCATCCAATCTGGTTCGTGCCTTGAAAGAGCATGACCCGGAAGCCGTGTTTGCATTCATGGGGGGGGATTTCTTGTCCGAGGCTACCGGAGAGCGACCGATCTTTCATTACAGGGAAGTAGCCTTCATGGGCTTCATTCCGGTACTCACGCACCTCGGTGTCATCCGCCGCGCGGGCGAGCATGTGCAGGAGCAGATGCGAGCATTTAACCCCGACGTTGTCATCGCAGTGGACTACCCGGGCTTCAATATGCGCTACGTACTTCCGTTTGTACGCGAAGAGCTTGGCAAGCCGATAGTCTATTATATCTCTCCTAAAGTTTGGGCATGGAAATCCTGGCGAATCAAGACGTTGAAGAAATACGTCGATCTCATGCTCTGCATCTTGCCTTTCGAGAAAGATTTTTTTGCCGGACACGATTTTCCAGTCATCTATGTAGGCAATCCGTGCTATGATGCCGTCAAGCAACACATGCGGCCTACGATCGAAGAGCAAGAACGATCGGCCAAAGATTCTCGTCAAGTAGCCCTTCTCTGTGGAAGTCGCTTGCTCGAAGTGAAGGAGAATTTGCCTGTGATGTTGCGTGTGATGAAGCAATTCCCGGACTACCGCCCTGTCATAGCCGGTGCACCCGGACTGACGATACAGGACTATACTCCATTTTTGCCCGACGACAGCATTCCCGTTGTATTCGGACGCACGTATGAAATACTCCGAGAGAGCAAAGCAGCCCTCGTAACTTCCGGAACGGCTACGCTCGAAACCGCACTGATCGGTACGCCACAGGTCGTATGCTACTATATTCGAGGAGGTCGACTGACCAATCTGATTTTCAAGTATTGCTTTGGTACGCCTTTTATTTCGCTGACCAACCTCATTGCCGGCAGGGCTGTAGTGCCCGAACTTTTCGGAGCCTTGTTCACGGAGAAAAGGTTGGCCGCAAGTCTGTCTCCGCTCCTTGATGCTTCCTCCGCAGAGCGACAAGCGCAGTTGTCCGGATACGACTCCATCCGCAAAAGCATCGGTACGGACAATACCTCGGACAAGGCAGCCCGTCACATAATAGCTCGCTTTGCCAAAGATAACGTCCGACCATCCTCCTTATGA
- a CDS encoding glycine--tRNA ligase, with the protein MAQQEDLFKKIVSHCKEYGFVFPSSEIYDGLAAVYDYAQYGSELKNNIKRYWWESMTLLHDNVVGIDSAIFMHPSIWKASGHVDAFNDPLIDNKDSKKRYRADVLVEDHLAKIDEKIAKEVVKAAKRFGEAFDEAQFRATNARVIEYQQKRDQIHERFATALNDNNLEEIRQIILDCEIVCPISGTRNWTEVRQFNLMFATEMGSTADGAMKVYLRPETAQGIFVNFLNVQKTGRMKIPFGICQIGKAFRNEIVARQFIFRMREFEQMEMQFFVRPGEELQWFEKWKNLRMQWHRALGFGDDKYRFHDHDKLAHYANAATDIEFEMPFGFKEVEGIHSRTDFDLSRHEEFSGKKLQYFDPEQNKSYVPYVVETSIGLDRMFLTILFGSYCEEETSNGEMRVVLKLPAALAPVKLAVLPLVRKDGLDAKAREIVHDLRFDFACQYDEKDSIGKRYRRQDAIGTPFCITVDHQSLEDNTVTIRYRDTMEQERVEISRLNAIISEYVSLKSLLKKIDL; encoded by the coding sequence ATGGCACAACAGGAAGATCTCTTCAAAAAAATAGTCTCACACTGCAAAGAATACGGCTTCGTCTTTCCTTCGTCCGAGATATACGACGGTCTGGCAGCTGTGTACGACTATGCACAATACGGTTCTGAACTGAAGAACAATATCAAACGCTACTGGTGGGAAAGTATGACCCTGCTGCATGATAATGTGGTGGGCATCGACTCTGCCATCTTCATGCATCCTTCGATCTGGAAAGCTTCGGGACACGTGGATGCGTTCAATGATCCGCTCATAGACAACAAGGATTCCAAAAAGCGTTATCGTGCGGATGTACTCGTGGAGGATCATCTGGCCAAAATAGATGAAAAAATAGCAAAAGAAGTCGTCAAAGCAGCCAAACGCTTCGGCGAGGCATTCGACGAGGCTCAATTCCGTGCCACCAACGCCCGTGTGATCGAATATCAACAGAAGCGAGATCAGATACACGAACGCTTTGCTACTGCACTGAATGACAACAATCTGGAGGAAATCCGTCAGATTATCCTCGACTGCGAGATCGTCTGTCCGATCAGCGGTACGCGTAACTGGACAGAGGTGCGCCAGTTCAACCTGATGTTTGCCACGGAGATGGGCTCTACGGCCGACGGTGCCATGAAGGTATATCTTCGTCCCGAAACGGCTCAAGGCATATTTGTCAATTTCCTGAATGTGCAGAAGACGGGACGAATGAAGATCCCTTTCGGAATTTGCCAGATCGGCAAGGCTTTCCGGAACGAGATCGTAGCCCGTCAGTTCATCTTCCGGATGCGCGAATTCGAACAAATGGAGATGCAGTTCTTCGTACGACCGGGTGAAGAGCTGCAATGGTTCGAGAAGTGGAAAAACCTCCGTATGCAGTGGCACCGCGCCCTCGGCTTCGGAGACGACAAATACCGTTTCCATGATCATGACAAGCTGGCACACTATGCCAATGCTGCCACCGATATTGAGTTCGAGATGCCATTCGGTTTCAAAGAAGTGGAAGGAATCCATAGTCGGACTGACTTCGACCTCTCTCGCCACGAAGAGTTTAGCGGCAAGAAACTGCAGTATTTCGATCCCGAACAGAACAAGAGCTACGTGCCGTATGTAGTGGAAACCTCCATCGGACTGGATCGGATGTTCCTGACGATTCTCTTCGGATCGTATTGCGAAGAAGAGACTTCCAACGGCGAGATGCGCGTAGTGCTGAAGCTGCCCGCAGCATTGGCTCCCGTGAAGCTGGCCGTACTCCCTCTGGTTCGGAAGGATGGTCTTGATGCGAAGGCTCGGGAGATTGTTCACGACCTCCGTTTCGACTTCGCCTGCCAATACGATGAAAAGGATTCTATCGGCAAACGCTACCGCCGTCAGGATGCAATCGGTACTCCTTTCTGTATTACGGTAGATCACCAATCGCTCGAAGACAATACCGTGACCATCCGCTATCGCGACACGATGGAGCAGGAGCGTGTGGAGATCAGCCGTTTGAATGCTATTATCTCGGAATATGTAAGCCTCAAGAGCTTGCTCAAAAAGATAGACCTATGA
- a CDS encoding FKBP-type peptidyl-prolyl cis-trans isomerase codes for MKTKKNIIMALGLMLVNILLVFSSCEKRPNEEKQRRHDNEVAFNAYADSTNFKKVSVDGSTAYVYMRWITNGTGTEHPIATSRVEVHYQTYRLVGNIMVDGNYNSEKPARITLYRNEKDKSITGFRIALQNMVIGDECEFIVPWYLAYGSKGVPASSANLVPIPSYSALRFIVKLSGIIPEEDKK; via the coding sequence ATGAAAACGAAAAAAAATATCATCATGGCCCTTGGGCTGATGCTGGTAAACATCCTCCTTGTTTTCTCCTCGTGCGAGAAAAGACCGAATGAGGAAAAACAGCGTCGTCACGACAACGAAGTGGCCTTCAACGCCTATGCGGACAGCACCAACTTCAAGAAAGTATCTGTCGATGGTTCGACCGCATACGTTTACATGCGCTGGATAACAAACGGTACGGGCACAGAGCATCCGATCGCCACTTCCCGTGTGGAGGTCCACTATCAAACGTATCGTTTGGTAGGAAATATCATGGTAGACGGAAACTATAACTCCGAAAAGCCGGCACGTATTACACTTTACAGGAATGAGAAGGATAAGTCGATCACCGGCTTCCGTATTGCTTTGCAGAATATGGTTATCGGAGACGAGTGTGAGTTCATCGTCCCCTGGTATTTAGCCTATGGAAGTAAAGGCGTCCCTGCATCGAGCGCAAATCTCGTACCCATCCCCTCCTATTCCGCACTACGTTTTATCGTAAAACTAAGTGGCATTATTCCTGAAGAAGACAAGAAATGA
- a CDS encoding IS5 family transposase — MAYQFKNTDEHVTFADALLSKRYRKAQNDFLNQVDRLIDWRPIRTLINKKYTKRQNAIGAPAYDVILLFKMLLLETWYNLSDCALEERINDSITFSRFLGLKMEEVSPDHSTISRFRSALTELGLMDKLLAQFNKQLSRHHISVREGVLVDASLVETPHKPNGTITIEVADDREDNRSEEEKEAEEDYQKQVVRQRKGTDEEARWVYKQKRYHYGYKKHCLTNVQGIVQKVITTAANRSDTKEFIPLLQGANIPQGTAVLADKGYACGENRSYLQTHHLQDGIMHKAQRNRALTEEEKQRNKAIGPIRSSIERTFGSIRRWFHGGRCRYRGLAKTHTQNVLESIAFNLYRTPGIIMSSSVG, encoded by the coding sequence ATGGCATACCAATTCAAGAATACCGATGAGCATGTAACATTTGCAGACGCACTCCTTTCAAAGCGTTATCGCAAAGCACAAAACGACTTCCTCAATCAGGTTGACAGGCTTATCGATTGGCGTCCGATCAGGACGCTGATCAACAAGAAATACACGAAGCGACAAAATGCCATCGGCGCCCCGGCTTATGACGTGATTCTCTTATTCAAGATGTTGCTTTTGGAGACATGGTACAACCTCAGTGATTGTGCTTTGGAGGAGCGCATCAATGATTCAATCACCTTTTCCCGATTCTTGGGACTGAAGATGGAAGAGGTATCTCCCGACCACAGCACCATCAGTCGATTTCGTTCGGCACTGACAGAGTTGGGTCTCATGGACAAACTATTGGCGCAGTTTAACAAACAACTTTCGCGCCATCACATTTCGGTCAGGGAAGGGGTGCTTGTCGATGCAAGCCTTGTGGAGACGCCACATAAACCCAACGGAACCATTACGATTGAAGTCGCAGACGACAGAGAAGACAATCGGAGCGAGGAGGAAAAAGAGGCAGAGGAGGATTATCAAAAACAGGTTGTCCGTCAGCGTAAAGGGACGGATGAAGAAGCCCGTTGGGTTTACAAACAAAAGCGTTATCACTACGGATACAAAAAGCATTGTCTGACCAATGTTCAAGGCATTGTTCAAAAGGTGATAACGACTGCAGCGAACCGCAGTGACACGAAGGAGTTTATTCCGCTATTGCAGGGTGCAAACATACCTCAAGGCACAGCCGTCTTGGCGGACAAAGGATATGCTTGCGGGGAAAATCGTTCCTACCTGCAAACCCATCACCTTCAAGACGGCATTATGCACAAGGCACAACGCAACAGGGCATTGACCGAGGAAGAGAAGCAACGAAACAAAGCAATCGGTCCGATACGGAGCAGCATCGAACGCACCTTTGGCAGTATTCGCCGGTGGTTTCATGGCGGACGATGTCGATACCGGGGACTTGCCAAGACCCATACTCAAAACGTTCTTGAAAGCATCGCCTTTAATTTATACAGAACCCCGGGGATAATTATGTCCTCATCCGTAGGATAA